One Salarias fasciatus chromosome 9, fSalaFa1.1, whole genome shotgun sequence DNA segment encodes these proteins:
- the LOC115394343 gene encoding delta-type opioid receptor yields MDNIPVEIFKEDDNKCLSALLDDCPLNSSAWASGYPDSLNVSHDDDGWEQEGMSPIIPIITAVYSVVFVVGLLGNCLVMYVIIRYTKMKTATNIYIFNLALADALVTTTMPFQSTDYLLNTWPFGEVVCKVFISIDYYNMFTSIFTLTMMSVDRYVAVCHPVKALDFRTPIKAKMINVCIWILSSAAGIPAFVLGGTQTNSDITECALQFPEPYAYWDTLMKICVFVFAFVVPVLIITVCYSLMVLRLKSVRMLSGSREKDRNLRRITRLVVVVVAVFVVCWTPIHIFILVKALVSVPETTAIMAAYFFCVALGYTNSSLNPVLYAFLDENFKRCFKDFCLSARLKGEKASGSKKLPSSVREAVPLENPDGTRRPT; encoded by the exons ATGGACAACATTCCTGTTGAGATTTTCAAAGAGGACGACAACAAGTGCCTGTCCGCCCTGCTGGACGACTGTCCGCTCAATTCCTCCGCCTGGGCGTCCGGATACCCCGACAGCCTCAACGTGAGCCACGACGACGACGGCTGGGAGCAGGAGGGCATGTCTCCCATCATCCCCATCATCACCGCGGTGTACTCCGTGGTGTTCGTGGTGGGCTTGCTGGGCAACTGTCTGGTCATGTATGTGATCATCAG GTACACCAAGATGAAGACGGCCACAAACATCTACATTTTCAACCTCGCGCTGGCCGACGCGCTGGTCACCACGACGATGCCCTTCCAGAGCACGGACTACCTTCTGAACACCTGGCCCTTCGGTGAGGTGGTCTGCAAGGTCTTCATTTCCATCGACTACTACAACATGTTCACCAGCATCTTCACCCTCACCATGATGAGCGTGGACCGCTACGTGGCCGTGTGCCACCCGGTTAAGGCCCTGGATTTCCGCACGCCCATCAAAGCCAAGATGATCAACGTGTGCATCTGGATCTTGTCTTCGGCCGCGGGGATACCGGCGTTTGTTCTGGGGGGAACCCAGACGAACAGCG ACATAACGGAGTGTGCCTTACAGTTCCCGGAGCCGTACGCGTACTGGGACACGCTGATGAAGATATGCGTGTTCGTCTTCGCCTTCGTCGTGCCTGTGCTCATCATCACCGTGTGCTACTCCCTCATGGTCCTGCGGCTGAAGAGCGTCCGGATGTTGTCCGGCTCGCGGGAGAAAGATCGCAACCTGCGGCGCATCAccaggctggtggtggtggtggtggctgtGTTCGTGGTCTGCTGGACGCCCATTCACATCTTCATCCTGGTCAAGGCTCTGGTGAGCGTGCCTGAAACCACCGCCATCATGGCCGCCTACTTCTTCTGCGTGGCTCTGGGCTACACCAACAGCAGCCTCAACCCGGTCCTCTACGCCTTTCTGGACGAGAACTTCAAACGCTGCTTCAAGGACTTCTGCCTGTCGGCCAGACTGAAGGGGGAGAAGGCGTCAGGGAGCAAAAAGCTCCCCAGCAGCGTCCGAGAGGCCGTCCCGCTGGAGAACCCGGACGGGACGAGAAGGCCCACATGA